A stretch of Homo sapiens chromosome 12, GRCh38.p14 Primary Assembly DNA encodes these proteins:
- the ARHGAP9 gene encoding rho GTPase-activating protein 9 isoform X2, with product MRRESLTLCSGEAERRGKEEWPDSHHYPGPTPAPESSDGPHKVTVLATMLSSRWWPSSWGILGLGPRSPPRGSQLCALYAFTYTGADGQQVSLAEGDRFLLLRKTNSDWWLARRLEAPSTSRPIFVPAAYMIEESIPSQSPTTVIPGQLLWTPGPKLFHGSLEELSQALPSRAQASSEQPPPLPRKMCRSVSTDNLSPSLLKPFQEGPSGRSLSQEDLPSEASASTAGPQPLMSEPPVYCNLVDLRRCPRSPPPGPACPLLQRLDAWEQHLDPNSGRCFYINSLTGCKSWKPPRRSRSETNPGSMEGTQTLKRNNDVLQPQAKGFRSDTGTPEPLDPQGSLSLSQRTSQLDPPALQAPRPLPQLLDDPHEVEKSGLLNMTKIAQGGRKLRKNWGPSWVVLTGNSLVFYREPPPTAPSSGWGPAGSRPESSVDLRGAALAHGRHLSSRRNVLHIRTIPGHEFLLQSDHETELRAWHRALRTVIERLVRWVEARREAPTGRDQGSGDRENPLELRLSGSGPAELSAGEDEEEESELVSKPLLRLSSRRSSIRGPEGTEQNRVRNKLKRLIAKRPPLQSLQERGLLRDQVFGCQLESLCQREGDTVPSFLRLCIAAVDKRGLDVDGIYRVSGNLAVVQKLRFLVDRERAVTSDGRYVFPEQPGQEGRLDLDSTEWDDIHVVTGALKLFLRELPQPLVPPLLLPHFRAALALSESEQCLSQIQELIGSMPKPNHDTLRYLLEHLCRVIAHSDKNRMTPHNLGIVFGPTLFRPEQETSDPAAHALYPGQLVQLMLTNFTSLFP from the exons ATGAGAAGAG AAAGCCTCACATTGTGCAGTGGAGAagctgagagaagaggaaaagaggagtgGCCAG ACTCCCACCACTACCCAGGACCAACTCCTGCTCCTGAATCTTCTGATGGGCCCCACAAG GTGACAGTGCTGGCTACAATGCTATCCAGCCGGTGGTGGCCAAGTTCCTGGGGGATCCTAGGGCTGGGCCCCCGAAGCCCTCCTCGGGGATCCCAGCTCTGTGCCCTCTATGCCTTTACTTATACTGGGGCAGATGGCCAGCAGGTGTCTCTGGCTGAAGGGGATAGGTTCCTACTGCTTCGAAAGACCAACTCCGACTGGTGGTTGGCAAGACGCCTAGAAGCTCCCTCCACCTCTCGACCCATCTTCGTCCCAGCAGCCTATATGATAGAGGAATCCATCCCTTCCCAGAGTCCAACTACCGTCATCCCCGGCCAATTGCTCTGGACTCCTG GGCCGAAGTTGTTTCATGGTTCCCTGGAGGAGTTGTCTCAGGCCCTCCCAAGCAGGGCTCAGGCTAGCTCGGAGCAGCCTCCTCCACTTCCCCGCAAAATGTGTAGGAGCGTCAGCACTGACAATCTGAGCCCCAGCCTTCTGAAGCCTTTCCAGGAAGGACCAAGCGGAAGATCCCTCTCCCAGGAAGACTTGCCGTCAGAAGCCAGTGCCAGCACA gcaggcccccagcccctcatgTCAGAGCCCCCTGTGTACTGTAACCTGGTGGACCTTCGCCGCTGTCCTCggtccccacccccaggccctgcATGCCCCCTGCTGCAGAGGCTGGATGCCTGGGAGCAGCACCTGGACCCCAACTCTGGACGCTGCTTCTACATAAATTCACTGACTGGCTGCAAGTCCTGGAAGCCCCCGCGCCGCAGTCGCAGCGAGACG AACCCTGGCTCCATGGAGGGGACACAGACCCTGAAGAGGAACAATGATGTCCTGCAACCTCAGGCAAAGGGCTTCAGATCTGACACAGGGACCCCAGAACCGCTTGACCCACAG GGTTCACTCAGCCTCAGCCAACGCACCTCGCAGCTTGACCCTCCAGCCTTGCAGGCCCCTCGACCTCTGCCGCAGCTCCTGGACGACCCCCAT GAGGTGGAAAAGTCGGGTCTGCTCAACATGACCAAGATTGCCCAAGGGGGGCGCAAGCTCAG GAAGAACTGGGGCCCGTCTTGGGTGGTGTTAACGGGTAACAGCCTGGTGTTCTACCGAGAGCCACCGCCGACAGCGCCCTCCTCAGGCTGG GGACCAGCGGGTAGCCGGCCCGAAAGTAGCGTGGACCTGCGCGGGGCGGCCCTGGCGCACGGCCGCCACCTGTCCAGCCGCCGCAACGTCCTGCAC ATCCGCACGATCCCTGGCCACGAGTTCCTGCTGCAGTCGGACCACGAGACAGAGCTGCGAGCCTGGCACCGCGCGCTGCGGACTGTCATCGAGCGGCTGGTTAGATGGGTGGAGGCCCGGAGGGAGGCTCCGACCGGCCGGGACCAAGGGAGTGGG GATCGGGAGAACCCCCTGGAGCTGCGTCTGTCGGGCTCTGGACCCGCGGAGCTGAGCGCCGGGGAGGACGAAGAAGAGGAGTCGGAGCTGGTGTCCAAGCCGCTGCTGCGCCTCAGCAGCCGCCGGAGCTCCA TTCGGGGGCCCGAAGGCACCGAGCAGAACCGCGTGCGCAACAAACTAAAGCGGCTCATCGCGAAGAGACCGCCCTTACAAAGCCTGCAGGAGCGGGGTCTGCTCCGAG ACCAGGTGTTCGGCTGCCAGTTGGAATCACTCTGCCAGCGGGAAGGAGACACGGTGCCCAGCTTTTTGCGGCTCTGCATTGCTGCTGTGGATAAAAGAG GTCTAGATGTGGATGGCATTTATCGGGTGAGCGGGAACTTGGCAGTGGTCCAGAAGCTTCGCTTTCTGGTGGACAGAG AGCGTGCGGTCACCTCCGATGGGAGGTATGTGTTCCCAGAACAGCCAGGACAAG AAGGTCGGTTAGATTTGGACAGTACTGAGTGGGATGACATTCATGTGGTCACCGGAGCCCTGAAGCTTTTTCTCCGGGAGCTGCCCCAGCCTCTGGTGCCACCACTGCTGCTGCCCCATTTCCGTGCTGCCCTTG CACTCTCCGAATCAGAGCAGTGCCTCTCTCAGATACAAGAATTAATAGGCTCAATGCCAAAGCCCAACCATGACACTCTACGGTACCTCCTGGAGCATTTATGCAG GGTGATAGCACACTCAGATAAGAATCGCATGACACCCCACAACCTGGGAATTGTGTTTGGACCAACCCTGTTTCGGCCAGAGCAGGAGACATCTGACCCAGCAGCCCATGCTCTCTACCCAGGGCAGCTGGTCCAGCTGATGCTCACCAACTTCACCAGCCTCTTCCCCTGA
- the ARHGAP9 gene encoding rho GTPase-activating protein 9 isoform 8 (isoform 8 is encoded by transcript variant 8) → MSEPPVYCNLVDLRRCPRSPPPGPACPLLQRLDAWEQHLDPNSGRCFYINSLTGCKSWKPPRRSRSETNPGSMEGTQTLKRNNDVLQPQAKGFRSDTGTPEPLDPQEVEKSGLLNMTKIAQGGRKLRKNWGPSWVVLTGNSLVFYREPPPTAPSSGWGPAGSRPESSVDLRGAALAHGRHLSSRRNVLHIRTIPGHEFLLQSDHETELRAWHRALRTVIERLDRENPLELRLSGSGPAELSAGEDEEEESELVSKPLLRLSSRRSSIRGPEGTEQNRVRNKLKRLIAKRPPLQSLQERGLLRDQVFGCQLESLCQREGDTVPSFLRLCIAAVDKRGLDVDGIYRVSGNLAVVQKLRFLVDRERAVTSDGRYVFPEQPGQEGRLDLDSTEWDDIHVVTGALKLFLRELPQPLVPPLLLPHFRAALALSESEQCLSQIQELIGSMPKPNHDTLRYLLEHLCRVIAHSDKNRMTPHNLGIVFGPTLFRPEQETSDPAAHALYPGQLVQLMLTNFTSLFP, encoded by the exons atgTCAGAGCCCCCTGTGTACTGTAACCTGGTGGACCTTCGCCGCTGTCCTCggtccccacccccaggccctgcATGCCCCCTGCTGCAGAGGCTGGATGCCTGGGAGCAGCACCTGGACCCCAACTCTGGACGCTGCTTCTACATAAATTCACTGACTGGCTGCAAGTCCTGGAAGCCCCCGCGCCGCAGTCGCAGCGAGACG AACCCTGGCTCCATGGAGGGGACACAGACCCTGAAGAGGAACAATGATGTCCTGCAACCTCAGGCAAAGGGCTTCAGATCTGACACAGGGACCCCAGAACCGCTTGACCCACAG GAGGTGGAAAAGTCGGGTCTGCTCAACATGACCAAGATTGCCCAAGGGGGGCGCAAGCTCAG GAAGAACTGGGGCCCGTCTTGGGTGGTGTTAACGGGTAACAGCCTGGTGTTCTACCGAGAGCCACCGCCGACAGCGCCCTCCTCAGGCTGG GGACCAGCGGGTAGCCGGCCCGAAAGTAGCGTGGACCTGCGCGGGGCGGCCCTGGCGCACGGCCGCCACCTGTCCAGCCGCCGCAACGTCCTGCAC ATCCGCACGATCCCTGGCCACGAGTTCCTGCTGCAGTCGGACCACGAGACAGAGCTGCGAGCCTGGCACCGCGCGCTGCGGACTGTCATCGAGCGGCTG GATCGGGAGAACCCCCTGGAGCTGCGTCTGTCGGGCTCTGGACCCGCGGAGCTGAGCGCCGGGGAGGACGAAGAAGAGGAGTCGGAGCTGGTGTCCAAGCCGCTGCTGCGCCTCAGCAGCCGCCGGAGCTCCA TTCGGGGGCCCGAAGGCACCGAGCAGAACCGCGTGCGCAACAAACTAAAGCGGCTCATCGCGAAGAGACCGCCCTTACAAAGCCTGCAGGAGCGGGGTCTGCTCCGAG ACCAGGTGTTCGGCTGCCAGTTGGAATCACTCTGCCAGCGGGAAGGAGACACGGTGCCCAGCTTTTTGCGGCTCTGCATTGCTGCTGTGGATAAAAGAG GTCTAGATGTGGATGGCATTTATCGGGTGAGCGGGAACTTGGCAGTGGTCCAGAAGCTTCGCTTTCTGGTGGACAGAG AGCGTGCGGTCACCTCCGATGGGAGGTATGTGTTCCCAGAACAGCCAGGACAAG AAGGTCGGTTAGATTTGGACAGTACTGAGTGGGATGACATTCATGTGGTCACCGGAGCCCTGAAGCTTTTTCTCCGGGAGCTGCCCCAGCCTCTGGTGCCACCACTGCTGCTGCCCCATTTCCGTGCTGCCCTTG CACTCTCCGAATCAGAGCAGTGCCTCTCTCAGATACAAGAATTAATAGGCTCAATGCCAAAGCCCAACCATGACACTCTACGGTACCTCCTGGAGCATTTATGCAG GGTGATAGCACACTCAGATAAGAATCGCATGACACCCCACAACCTGGGAATTGTGTTTGGACCAACCCTGTTTCGGCCAGAGCAGGAGACATCTGACCCAGCAGCCCATGCTCTCTACCCAGGGCAGCTGGTCCAGCTGATGCTCACCAACTTCACCAGCCTCTTCCCCTGA
- the ARHGAP9 gene encoding rho GTPase-activating protein 9 isoform 7 (isoform 7 is encoded by transcript variant 7): MSEPPVYCNLVDLRRCPRSPPPGPACPLLQRLDAWEQHLDPNSGRCFYINSLTGCKSWKPPRRSRSETNPGSMEGTQTLKRNNDVLQPQAKGFRSDTGTPEPLDPQGSLSLSQRTSQLDPPALQAPRPLPQLLDDPHEVEKSGLLNMTKIAQGGRKLRKNWGPSWVVLTGNSLVFYREPPPTAPSSGWGPAGSRPESSVDLRGAALAHGRHLSSRRNVLHIRTIPGHEFLLQSDHETELRAWHRALRTVIERLDRENPLELRLSGSGPAELSAGEDEEEESELVSKPLLRLSSRRSSIRGPEGTEQNRVRNKLKRLIAKRPPLQSLQERGLLRDQVFGCQLESLCQREGDTVPSFLRLCIAAVDKRDVDGIYRVSGNLAVVQKLRFLVDRERAVTSDGRYVFPEQPGQEGRLDLDSTEWDDIHVVTGALKLFLRELPQPLVPPLLLPHFRAALALSESEQCLSQIQELIGSMPKPNHDTLRYLLEHLCRVIAHSDKNRMTPHNLGIVFGPTLFRPEQETSDPAAHALYPGQLVQLMLTNFTSLFP, encoded by the exons atgTCAGAGCCCCCTGTGTACTGTAACCTGGTGGACCTTCGCCGCTGTCCTCggtccccacccccaggccctgcATGCCCCCTGCTGCAGAGGCTGGATGCCTGGGAGCAGCACCTGGACCCCAACTCTGGACGCTGCTTCTACATAAATTCACTGACTGGCTGCAAGTCCTGGAAGCCCCCGCGCCGCAGTCGCAGCGAGACG AACCCTGGCTCCATGGAGGGGACACAGACCCTGAAGAGGAACAATGATGTCCTGCAACCTCAGGCAAAGGGCTTCAGATCTGACACAGGGACCCCAGAACCGCTTGACCCACAG GGTTCACTCAGCCTCAGCCAACGCACCTCGCAGCTTGACCCTCCAGCCTTGCAGGCCCCTCGACCTCTGCCGCAGCTCCTGGACGACCCCCAT GAGGTGGAAAAGTCGGGTCTGCTCAACATGACCAAGATTGCCCAAGGGGGGCGCAAGCTCAG GAAGAACTGGGGCCCGTCTTGGGTGGTGTTAACGGGTAACAGCCTGGTGTTCTACCGAGAGCCACCGCCGACAGCGCCCTCCTCAGGCTGG GGACCAGCGGGTAGCCGGCCCGAAAGTAGCGTGGACCTGCGCGGGGCGGCCCTGGCGCACGGCCGCCACCTGTCCAGCCGCCGCAACGTCCTGCAC ATCCGCACGATCCCTGGCCACGAGTTCCTGCTGCAGTCGGACCACGAGACAGAGCTGCGAGCCTGGCACCGCGCGCTGCGGACTGTCATCGAGCGGCTG GATCGGGAGAACCCCCTGGAGCTGCGTCTGTCGGGCTCTGGACCCGCGGAGCTGAGCGCCGGGGAGGACGAAGAAGAGGAGTCGGAGCTGGTGTCCAAGCCGCTGCTGCGCCTCAGCAGCCGCCGGAGCTCCA TTCGGGGGCCCGAAGGCACCGAGCAGAACCGCGTGCGCAACAAACTAAAGCGGCTCATCGCGAAGAGACCGCCCTTACAAAGCCTGCAGGAGCGGGGTCTGCTCCGAG ACCAGGTGTTCGGCTGCCAGTTGGAATCACTCTGCCAGCGGGAAGGAGACACGGTGCCCAGCTTTTTGCGGCTCTGCATTGCTGCTGTGGATAAAAGAG ATGTGGATGGCATTTATCGGGTGAGCGGGAACTTGGCAGTGGTCCAGAAGCTTCGCTTTCTGGTGGACAGAG AGCGTGCGGTCACCTCCGATGGGAGGTATGTGTTCCCAGAACAGCCAGGACAAG AAGGTCGGTTAGATTTGGACAGTACTGAGTGGGATGACATTCATGTGGTCACCGGAGCCCTGAAGCTTTTTCTCCGGGAGCTGCCCCAGCCTCTGGTGCCACCACTGCTGCTGCCCCATTTCCGTGCTGCCCTTG CACTCTCCGAATCAGAGCAGTGCCTCTCTCAGATACAAGAATTAATAGGCTCAATGCCAAAGCCCAACCATGACACTCTACGGTACCTCCTGGAGCATTTATGCAG GGTGATAGCACACTCAGATAAGAATCGCATGACACCCCACAACCTGGGAATTGTGTTTGGACCAACCCTGTTTCGGCCAGAGCAGGAGACATCTGACCCAGCAGCCCATGCTCTCTACCCAGGGCAGCTGGTCCAGCTGATGCTCACCAACTTCACCAGCCTCTTCCCCTGA
- the ARHGAP9 gene encoding rho GTPase-activating protein 9 isoform X6 codes for MLSSRWWPSSWGILGLGPRSPPRGSQLCALYAFTYTGADGQQVSLAEGDRFLLLRKTNSDWWLARRLEAPSTSRPIFVPAAYMIEESIPSQSPTTVIPGQLLWTPGPKLFHGSLEELSQALPSRAQASSEQPPPLPRKMCRSVSTDNLSPSLLKPFQEGPSGRSLSQEDLPSEASASTAGPQPLMSEPPVYCNLVDLRRCPRSPPPGPACPLLQRLDAWEQHLDPNSGRCFYINSLTGCKSWKPPRRSRSETNPGSMEGTQTLKRNNDVLQPQAKGFRSDTGTPEPLDPQGSLSLSQRTSQLDPPALQAPRPLPQLLDDPHEVEKSGLLNMTKIAQGGRKLRKNWGPSWVVLTGNSLVFYREPPPTAPSSGWGPAGSRPESSVDLRGAALAHGRHLSSRRNVLHIRTIPGHEFLLQSDHETELRAWHRALRTVIERLVRWVEARREAPTGRDQGSGDRENPLELRLSGSGPAELSAGEDEEEESELVSKPLLRLSSRRSSIRGPEGTEQNRVRNKLKRLIAKRPPLQSLQERGLLRDQVFGCQLESLCQREGDTVPSFLRLCIAAVDKRGLDVDGIYRVSGNLAVVQKLRFLVDRERAVTSDGRYVFPEQPGQEGRLDLDSTEWDDIHVVTGALKLFLRELPQPLVPPLLLPHFRAALG; via the exons ATGCTATCCAGCCGGTGGTGGCCAAGTTCCTGGGGGATCCTAGGGCTGGGCCCCCGAAGCCCTCCTCGGGGATCCCAGCTCTGTGCCCTCTATGCCTTTACTTATACTGGGGCAGATGGCCAGCAGGTGTCTCTGGCTGAAGGGGATAGGTTCCTACTGCTTCGAAAGACCAACTCCGACTGGTGGTTGGCAAGACGCCTAGAAGCTCCCTCCACCTCTCGACCCATCTTCGTCCCAGCAGCCTATATGATAGAGGAATCCATCCCTTCCCAGAGTCCAACTACCGTCATCCCCGGCCAATTGCTCTGGACTCCTG GGCCGAAGTTGTTTCATGGTTCCCTGGAGGAGTTGTCTCAGGCCCTCCCAAGCAGGGCTCAGGCTAGCTCGGAGCAGCCTCCTCCACTTCCCCGCAAAATGTGTAGGAGCGTCAGCACTGACAATCTGAGCCCCAGCCTTCTGAAGCCTTTCCAGGAAGGACCAAGCGGAAGATCCCTCTCCCAGGAAGACTTGCCGTCAGAAGCCAGTGCCAGCACA gcaggcccccagcccctcatgTCAGAGCCCCCTGTGTACTGTAACCTGGTGGACCTTCGCCGCTGTCCTCggtccccacccccaggccctgcATGCCCCCTGCTGCAGAGGCTGGATGCCTGGGAGCAGCACCTGGACCCCAACTCTGGACGCTGCTTCTACATAAATTCACTGACTGGCTGCAAGTCCTGGAAGCCCCCGCGCCGCAGTCGCAGCGAGACG AACCCTGGCTCCATGGAGGGGACACAGACCCTGAAGAGGAACAATGATGTCCTGCAACCTCAGGCAAAGGGCTTCAGATCTGACACAGGGACCCCAGAACCGCTTGACCCACAG GGTTCACTCAGCCTCAGCCAACGCACCTCGCAGCTTGACCCTCCAGCCTTGCAGGCCCCTCGACCTCTGCCGCAGCTCCTGGACGACCCCCAT GAGGTGGAAAAGTCGGGTCTGCTCAACATGACCAAGATTGCCCAAGGGGGGCGCAAGCTCAG GAAGAACTGGGGCCCGTCTTGGGTGGTGTTAACGGGTAACAGCCTGGTGTTCTACCGAGAGCCACCGCCGACAGCGCCCTCCTCAGGCTGG GGACCAGCGGGTAGCCGGCCCGAAAGTAGCGTGGACCTGCGCGGGGCGGCCCTGGCGCACGGCCGCCACCTGTCCAGCCGCCGCAACGTCCTGCAC ATCCGCACGATCCCTGGCCACGAGTTCCTGCTGCAGTCGGACCACGAGACAGAGCTGCGAGCCTGGCACCGCGCGCTGCGGACTGTCATCGAGCGGCTGGTTAGATGGGTGGAGGCCCGGAGGGAGGCTCCGACCGGCCGGGACCAAGGGAGTGGG GATCGGGAGAACCCCCTGGAGCTGCGTCTGTCGGGCTCTGGACCCGCGGAGCTGAGCGCCGGGGAGGACGAAGAAGAGGAGTCGGAGCTGGTGTCCAAGCCGCTGCTGCGCCTCAGCAGCCGCCGGAGCTCCA TTCGGGGGCCCGAAGGCACCGAGCAGAACCGCGTGCGCAACAAACTAAAGCGGCTCATCGCGAAGAGACCGCCCTTACAAAGCCTGCAGGAGCGGGGTCTGCTCCGAG ACCAGGTGTTCGGCTGCCAGTTGGAATCACTCTGCCAGCGGGAAGGAGACACGGTGCCCAGCTTTTTGCGGCTCTGCATTGCTGCTGTGGATAAAAGAG GTCTAGATGTGGATGGCATTTATCGGGTGAGCGGGAACTTGGCAGTGGTCCAGAAGCTTCGCTTTCTGGTGGACAGAG AGCGTGCGGTCACCTCCGATGGGAGGTATGTGTTCCCAGAACAGCCAGGACAAG AAGGTCGGTTAGATTTGGACAGTACTGAGTGGGATGACATTCATGTGGTCACCGGAGCCCTGAAGCTTTTTCTCCGGGAGCTGCCCCAGCCTCTGGTGCCACCACTGCTGCTGCCCCATTTCCGTGCTGCCCTTG GGTGA
- the ARHGAP9 gene encoding rho GTPase-activating protein 9 isoform 9 (isoform 9 is encoded by transcript variant 9), translating to MSEPPVYCNLVDLRRCPRSPPPGPACPLLQRLDAWEQHLDPNSGRCFYINSLTGCKSWKPPRRSRSETNPGSMEGTQTLKRNNDVLQPQAKGFRSDTGTPEPLDPQGSLSLSQRTSQLDPPALQAPRPLPQLLDDPHEVEKSGLLNMTKIAQGGRKLRKNWGPSWVVLTGNSLVFYREPPPTAPSSGWGPAGSRPESSVDLRGAALAHGRHLSSRRNVLHIRTIPGHEFLLQSDHETELRAWHRALRTVIERLDRENPLELRLSGSGPAELSAGEDEEEESELVSKPLLRLSSRRSSIRGPEGTEQNRVRNKLKRLIAKRPPLQSLQERGLLRDQVFGCQLESLCQREGDTVPSFLRLCIAAVDKRGLDVDGIYRVSGNLAVVQKLRFLVDRERAVTSDGRYVFPEQPGQEGRLDLDSTEWDDIHVVTGALKLFLRELPQPLVPPLLLPHFRAALG from the exons atgTCAGAGCCCCCTGTGTACTGTAACCTGGTGGACCTTCGCCGCTGTCCTCggtccccacccccaggccctgcATGCCCCCTGCTGCAGAGGCTGGATGCCTGGGAGCAGCACCTGGACCCCAACTCTGGACGCTGCTTCTACATAAATTCACTGACTGGCTGCAAGTCCTGGAAGCCCCCGCGCCGCAGTCGCAGCGAGACG AACCCTGGCTCCATGGAGGGGACACAGACCCTGAAGAGGAACAATGATGTCCTGCAACCTCAGGCAAAGGGCTTCAGATCTGACACAGGGACCCCAGAACCGCTTGACCCACAG GGTTCACTCAGCCTCAGCCAACGCACCTCGCAGCTTGACCCTCCAGCCTTGCAGGCCCCTCGACCTCTGCCGCAGCTCCTGGACGACCCCCAT GAGGTGGAAAAGTCGGGTCTGCTCAACATGACCAAGATTGCCCAAGGGGGGCGCAAGCTCAG GAAGAACTGGGGCCCGTCTTGGGTGGTGTTAACGGGTAACAGCCTGGTGTTCTACCGAGAGCCACCGCCGACAGCGCCCTCCTCAGGCTGG GGACCAGCGGGTAGCCGGCCCGAAAGTAGCGTGGACCTGCGCGGGGCGGCCCTGGCGCACGGCCGCCACCTGTCCAGCCGCCGCAACGTCCTGCAC ATCCGCACGATCCCTGGCCACGAGTTCCTGCTGCAGTCGGACCACGAGACAGAGCTGCGAGCCTGGCACCGCGCGCTGCGGACTGTCATCGAGCGGCTG GATCGGGAGAACCCCCTGGAGCTGCGTCTGTCGGGCTCTGGACCCGCGGAGCTGAGCGCCGGGGAGGACGAAGAAGAGGAGTCGGAGCTGGTGTCCAAGCCGCTGCTGCGCCTCAGCAGCCGCCGGAGCTCCA TTCGGGGGCCCGAAGGCACCGAGCAGAACCGCGTGCGCAACAAACTAAAGCGGCTCATCGCGAAGAGACCGCCCTTACAAAGCCTGCAGGAGCGGGGTCTGCTCCGAG ACCAGGTGTTCGGCTGCCAGTTGGAATCACTCTGCCAGCGGGAAGGAGACACGGTGCCCAGCTTTTTGCGGCTCTGCATTGCTGCTGTGGATAAAAGAG GTCTAGATGTGGATGGCATTTATCGGGTGAGCGGGAACTTGGCAGTGGTCCAGAAGCTTCGCTTTCTGGTGGACAGAG AGCGTGCGGTCACCTCCGATGGGAGGTATGTGTTCCCAGAACAGCCAGGACAAG AAGGTCGGTTAGATTTGGACAGTACTGAGTGGGATGACATTCATGTGGTCACCGGAGCCCTGAAGCTTTTTCTCCGGGAGCTGCCCCAGCCTCTGGTGCCACCACTGCTGCTGCCCCATTTCCGTGCTGCCCTTG GGTGA